A single region of the Streptomyces sp. ITFR-16 genome encodes:
- a CDS encoding PspA/IM30 family protein — MKRMGMIFRAKANKALDRAEDPRETLDYSYQKQLELLQKVRRGVADVATSRKRLELQLNQLQGQTSKLEDQGRKALALGREDLAREALSRRAALQQQVTDLETQHTTLQGEEEKLTLAAQRLQAKVDAFRTKKETIKATYTAAQAQTRIGEAFSGISEEMGDVGLAIQRAEDKTQQLQARAGAIDELLASGALDDPTGTAKDDIAAELDRISGGTDVELELQRMKAELAGGSSSQQAIEGGPQDAAQQQQDRSPHKFDKN, encoded by the coding sequence ATGAAGCGTATGGGGATGATCTTCCGCGCGAAGGCGAACAAGGCCCTGGACCGGGCCGAGGACCCGCGCGAGACCCTCGATTACTCGTACCAGAAGCAGCTGGAGCTGCTTCAGAAGGTGCGCCGCGGCGTCGCCGACGTGGCGACCTCGCGCAAGCGGCTGGAGCTGCAGCTGAACCAGCTGCAGGGCCAGACGTCCAAGCTGGAGGACCAGGGCCGCAAGGCGCTCGCGCTCGGCCGCGAGGACCTGGCACGCGAGGCGCTGTCGCGCCGCGCCGCCCTCCAGCAGCAGGTCACGGACCTGGAGACGCAGCACACCACGCTGCAGGGCGAGGAGGAGAAGCTCACCCTCGCGGCCCAGCGTCTGCAGGCGAAGGTGGACGCCTTCCGTACGAAGAAGGAGACCATCAAGGCCACCTACACGGCGGCCCAGGCACAGACCCGGATCGGGGAGGCCTTCTCCGGCATCTCCGAGGAGATGGGCGACGTCGGCCTGGCCATTCAGCGGGCCGAGGACAAGACCCAGCAGCTCCAGGCGCGCGCGGGCGCGATCGACGAGCTGCTCGCCTCCGGCGCCCTGGACGACCCGACCGGCACGGCGAAGGACGACATCGCCGCCGAGCTGGACCGGATCTCCGGTGGTACGGATGTGGAGCTGGAGCTGCAGCGCATGAAGGCCGAACTGGCCGGCGGCTCCTCCTCGCAGCAGGCCATCGAGGGCGGTCCGCAGGACGCCGCCCAGCAGCAGCAGGACCGGTCCCCGCACAAGTTCGACAAGAATTAA
- a CDS encoding PspA-associated protein PspAA: protein MIVRIMGEGQAVLADSHLAELNELDNELLAEMESGDGPGFRTTLHALLAKVRELGTPLPDDSLEPSELILPSPDATLEEVRAMLRDDGLIPG, encoded by the coding sequence ATGATCGTACGGATCATGGGGGAGGGCCAGGCAGTCCTGGCCGACAGTCACCTCGCCGAGCTCAACGAACTCGACAACGAACTGCTCGCCGAAATGGAGAGCGGTGACGGACCGGGCTTCCGCACCACGCTCCACGCGCTCCTGGCCAAGGTGCGTGAACTCGGCACACCCTTGCCCGACGACTCCCTGGAGCCGTCCGAGCTGATCCTGCCGTCGCCCGACGCGACCCTCGAAGAGGTGCGCGCCATGCTCCGCGACGACGGGCTGATCCCCGGCTGA
- a CDS encoding sensor histidine kinase, translating into MTTLGTGVLRVRHWLRDHPLALDGALALAVLVAMIIGSFADPNRHNGPVFGTRTPAVSSLLLMTLGALALVRRRRNPLAVLAATGALTVVELVMVDPPAPVVMSAVIALYTVAARTDRPTTWRVGLLTMSALTAAAMLFGSPPWYSQENLGVFAWTGMAAAAGDAVRSRRAFVDAIRERAERAERTREEEARRRVAEERLRIARDLHDVVAHHIALVNVQAGVAAHVMDKRPDQAKQALAHVREASRSALNELRATVGLLRQSGDPEAPTEPAPGLAVLGQLVETVRQAGLPVEVACATGDDPPLPSAVDLAAYRVIQEALTNVRKHAGPGARAEVSVVRVGATAEVMVLDNGRGTSGGGRQPAGGGHGLLGMRERVTALGGTLTAGPRYGGGFRVHAILPLKARAQKPDQPGAAGRTGEHA; encoded by the coding sequence GTGACCACCCTCGGAACCGGGGTCCTGCGCGTCCGGCACTGGCTGCGCGACCATCCCCTCGCGCTGGACGGCGCCCTCGCCCTCGCCGTGCTCGTGGCCATGATCATCGGGTCGTTCGCCGATCCGAACAGGCACAACGGGCCCGTCTTCGGCACCCGTACGCCCGCGGTGAGCAGCCTGCTCCTGATGACCCTGGGCGCCCTCGCCCTCGTCCGGCGGCGCCGCAACCCGCTTGCGGTGCTCGCCGCCACCGGTGCGCTGACCGTCGTCGAACTGGTGATGGTGGATCCGCCCGCGCCCGTCGTGATGAGCGCGGTCATTGCGCTGTACACCGTCGCCGCCCGCACCGACCGCCCGACCACCTGGCGGGTCGGGCTGCTCACGATGTCCGCGCTCACCGCGGCCGCGATGCTCTTCGGCTCGCCGCCCTGGTACAGCCAGGAGAACCTGGGCGTCTTCGCCTGGACGGGCATGGCGGCCGCCGCAGGGGACGCGGTCCGCTCCCGGCGCGCGTTCGTCGACGCGATCCGGGAGCGCGCGGAACGGGCCGAGCGGACCCGCGAGGAGGAGGCCCGCCGCCGCGTCGCGGAGGAGCGGCTGCGGATCGCCCGGGACCTGCACGATGTCGTCGCCCATCACATCGCCCTGGTCAACGTGCAGGCCGGGGTCGCGGCCCATGTCATGGACAAACGCCCCGACCAGGCCAAACAGGCACTCGCCCATGTCCGGGAGGCGAGCCGCTCCGCGCTCAACGAACTGCGGGCCACCGTCGGGCTGCTGCGCCAGTCCGGCGACCCGGAGGCCCCGACCGAACCCGCCCCGGGGCTCGCGGTCCTCGGCCAGCTCGTGGAGACCGTGCGGCAGGCCGGGCTGCCCGTCGAGGTGGCCTGTGCGACCGGTGACGACCCGCCGCTGCCCTCGGCGGTGGACCTGGCCGCGTACCGGGTGATCCAGGAGGCGCTGACCAACGTGCGCAAGCACGCGGGCCCGGGGGCCAGGGCCGAGGTGAGTGTCGTACGGGTCGGGGCCACGGCCGAGGTCATGGTGCTGGACAACGGCCGCGGCACCTCCGGCGGCGGCCGGCAGCCGGCCGGTGGCGGCCACGGGCTGCTCGGGATGCGCGAACGCGTCACCGCCCTGGGCGGCACCCTGACCGCGGGCCCCCGTTACGGAGGCGGCTTCCGCGTGCATGCGATCCTGCCCCTCAAGGCCCGTGCGCAGAAGCCGGATCAGCCGGGAGCGGCGGGCCGGACGGGGGAGCACGCATGA
- a CDS encoding response regulator transcription factor — MTPAIKVLLVDDQALLRSAFRVLVDSEPDMRVVGEAADGAQAVELARSTRPDVVLMDIRMPGTDGLTATRMISADPDLAEVHVVMLTTFEVDEYVVQSLRAGASGFLGKGAEPDELLNAIRIAAGGEALLSPAATKGLIATFLAQGGSSADGGPGPAAYSERLAALTTREREVLVLVGGGLSNDEIAERLVVSPLTVKTHVNRAMAKLGARDRAQLVVIAYESGLVRPRVE; from the coding sequence ATGACACCGGCCATCAAGGTCCTGCTCGTCGACGACCAGGCGCTGCTGCGCAGCGCGTTCCGGGTGCTGGTCGACTCGGAGCCCGACATGCGGGTGGTGGGCGAGGCCGCGGACGGGGCGCAGGCCGTCGAACTGGCCCGCTCGACCCGGCCGGACGTGGTGCTGATGGACATCCGGATGCCCGGCACGGACGGGCTCACCGCGACCCGGATGATCAGCGCCGACCCGGATCTCGCGGAGGTGCACGTGGTCATGCTCACCACGTTCGAGGTGGACGAGTACGTGGTGCAGTCGCTGCGCGCCGGCGCCTCGGGCTTCCTCGGCAAGGGCGCGGAACCCGACGAACTCCTCAACGCCATCCGGATCGCCGCGGGCGGCGAGGCGCTGCTGTCGCCCGCCGCGACCAAGGGCTTGATCGCCACGTTCCTCGCGCAGGGCGGCAGTTCGGCCGACGGGGGACCGGGCCCAGCGGCGTACTCCGAGCGGCTGGCGGCCCTGACCACCCGGGAGCGCGAGGTGCTGGTGCTGGTCGGGGGCGGGCTGTCCAACGACGAGATCGCGGAGCGGCTGGTGGTCAGCCCGCTCACCGTCAAGACCCATGTGAACCGGGCGATGGCGAAGCTGGGCGCCCGGGACCGGGCCCAACTGGTGGTAATTGCATACGAATCGGGCCTGGTACGCCCCAGGGTGGAGTGA